DNA from Tistrella bauzanensis:
GAGCCGATGGCCGGCGGGATTCCGCGCCATTGCGACCACCACCCGTTCGGTCTGCGTGAGTTCCGCCGTCTGCTGCGTGGCCCGGCCTATGCCCGGCGGCTGGTGGCGACCGCCGAGGCGGCCGGCGTTGATATCCGCACCCGGGTGACGGTGACGGCGATCCGCCCCGGCCCGGAACTGGAGATTTCGACCCCGGACGGGATGGGCGTAATCAGGGCGTTGCGGGTGCTGATCGCCACCGGCGTGCGGGAATCCAGCCGTGCCGCCCGGTTGATCGGCGGTACCCGCCCTGGCGGGGTGCTGTCGACCGGCGCCCTTCAGGGGCTGGTGCATCTGGACCATCTGAAACCGGTGTCGCGACCGGTTGTGGTGGGGACCGAGCTGGTGTCGTTTGCGGCCCTGCTCACCTGCCGTCACGCCGGTATCCGGCCGGTGGCGATGATCGAGGGCCGCGAGCATGCCACGGCGCGCTGGCCGTCGGCCCTGCTGCCGCGGCTGCTGGGCGTGCCGCTGCTGACCGGCACCCGGCTTGAGACGATCGAGGGCCGCGACCGGGTGTCGGCGGTGACCGTGCGCGATGCGGCCGGCACGGTCCGGCGGATCGAAACCGATGGTGTGATCCTGACCGGCGATTTCCGCCCCGAAGCCAGCCTGCTGGCCGGCAGCCATCTTGCGCGCGACCGCGCCAGCGGCGGGCCGGTGATCGATGACTACGGCCGATGTTCCGATCCGATGATCTTTGCCGCCGGCAATCTGCTACGGCCGGTGGAAACCGCCGGCTGGAGCTGGATGGAAGGCAGGCGGGCCGGCATCGCCATCGCCCGCGATCTGACCGGCGGGCTGCCGGCACCGGGGGCGGTCACCCTGACGGTGGCGGGATCGCCGCTCACCTATGTCGTGCCGCAGCGCGTGACGGGCGGGGCACGGCACGGTGCCGGGCACGACCATCTGCAATTCCGGGTCGACCGGCCGGTGACGGGGCGGCTGGTGCTGGTTCATGATGGAGGCGAGATCCTGTCCAGGCGGATAACCGCGCGGCCCGAGCGGCGCATCCTGGTGCCGCTGGACGACCTGCCCGCCGGGCTCTCAGGCGTGGTCGAGGCCAGATGGGAAGACCGCCGGTGACCGTTCTCGCCATCGATCAGGGAACCACCTCCACCCGCGCGCTGCTGGTCGATGCCGCCGGCCGGACCCGGATCATCGCCAGCCTGCCGCATCGCCAGATCTATCCCGGCGCCGGCCGGGTGGAGCACGACCCTGAGGAATTGCTGGCCAATCTGCGCGCCTGCCTGAATGCCGCCGGTGCGATCGCGGTTCCCGACGCGGTCGGCATCGACAATCAGGGGGAAAGCTGCCTGGCCTGGGAGGCGGATACCGGCCGCGCGGTGTCGCCGGTGCTGGTCTGGCAGGACGACCGCACCCGCGCCATGGCGGACGCGCTTCGCGCCGATGGTGTAGAGACCGAGGTTCTGGCGCGATCCGGGCTGCCGCTCGACCCGTATTTCTCCGCCACCAAATTCGCCTGGATCCTGCGGGAGATACCGGCCGCGCGGCGGCTGGCGGCACAGGGCCGGTTGCGGCTTGGCACCACCGATGCCTTCTTCCGCGACCGGCTGACCGGGCATTTTCAGACCGACGTCACCACCGCCTCGCGCACCGCGCTGATGAACCTCGACAACTGCGACTGGGATCCTGAGTTGTGCCGGATCTTCGGGGTGCCGATGGCGGCGCTGCCACGCATCGGCGCCAGCACCGGCGATTTCGGCACCGTTACCTGCGCCGGTCATTCCGTGCCGCTGACCGCCAGCATCGCCGACCAGCAGGCGGCGCTTTACGGCCATGGCTGCCGCCGGCCGGGGGATGCCAAGATGACCTTCGGCACTGGTGGATTCGCGCTGGTGGTGACCGGGCGGCGGATCGCCACCGGTGGTGCGGGGCCGCTTGCCACCATCGCCTGGCAGAAGGCGGGCGCGGCGCCGGTCCATGCGCTGGATGGCGGGGTCTATTGCGCGTCCTCGGCGGTGAACTGGGCGCGCGGTCTGGGGCTGTTCGATGATTATGCGGCGATCCGGACGTTCGAGGCGCCATCGGCGATCAGTCGCGGACTGGTGTTCGTGCCGGCGCTTGCAGGCCTTGCCTGTCCGCATTGGGACCGGCGCGCGCGCGGGGCCTGGATGGGGCTGTCGCTCGACACGACCCCGGCCGATATGATGCAGGCCCTGCTGGAAGGTGTTGCGTTCCGCATGGCCGAGGTTGTCGACACCATGACCGCGCATCAGCCCCTGGCCGATCCGGTGTCGATCGATGGCGGCATGGCGGCCAATGACTATTTCTGCCAGATGCTGGCGGATTGTCTGGGCCGTCCAGTGATGGTGCAGGACGAGCCTGAGATGACCGCGGTCGGCACCGCGGTGCTGGCGGCCGAGGCGGTGGGGCAGGCGATCGCCAGCCACCGCCCCGGCCTGCTGGTCACGCCGCGCCCGCTGCCGCCCGGCCTGCACGACCGGTTCCGGGCGGCGCGGGCGGCGGTTCAGGCCTTCGGGGCGGCCTGAGGCGTTCCGAAGACCAGCGCCAGACCACCCAGGATCGCGCCCATTCCCGCAAGAGCCAGCGGTGCCGGCACCGTGCCGAACACGGCGAGGTCCAGCGCCGCCGTGCCGACCGGCACCAGATAGAACAGGCTGGTGACGTTCACCAGATCACCCGCCCGGATCAGCCGGTAGAGCAGCAACTGCGCGCCCACGGAAATCACCAGCGCGAGCCAGAGCAGCGAGGGCAGCAGGGCAGTGGTCAGGTCCAGCCGGACGGGCGTGAGGGGCAGGGCGATCAGGCACAGGCCAAGGGCCGCCAGATAGTGCAGCGGCATGGCGGTGAGCGGATCGACGCGGCTCCGCTTCTGCATCAGCGCGCCGGCGGTCATGGCGATCAGCGCCGCGATGGCGAGGCCGGCCCCCAGCGGCGTGACGGTGGCGGCGGCAAGGCTCTGCCAGACCACGGCCACCAGCCCGCCCAGCGCCAGGGCCAGCCCGGCAAGCCGCCGGGGTGCGCGCGTGCCGCCGGTCGCCATCAGGGTCAGGACCGGCTGGACGCCCATCACGGTCGCGATGGCGCCGGGCGTCATGCCCTGGTCCATAGCCGCCATATAGCAGATGCCATAGGCGCCGATCAGCATGGCGCCGGTGGCGAGCACCGCCGGTATCTGATCACGGCGCGGCCAGGGCCTGCGGGCGATGCGCATGATCGCCGCCAGCACCACGAAGGCGATGGCGAAGCGCAGGGCCAGGAAGGCAAGCGGGCTCGCATGGTCGAG
Protein-coding regions in this window:
- a CDS encoding NAD(P)/FAD-dependent oxidoreductase codes for the protein MTGWTDWCDVAIIGAGPAGLAAATELKRRGMGRVLVLDREPMAGGIPRHCDHHPFGLREFRRLLRGPAYARRLVATAEAAGVDIRTRVTVTAIRPGPELEISTPDGMGVIRALRVLIATGVRESSRAARLIGGTRPGGVLSTGALQGLVHLDHLKPVSRPVVVGTELVSFAALLTCRHAGIRPVAMIEGREHATARWPSALLPRLLGVPLLTGTRLETIEGRDRVSAVTVRDAAGTVRRIETDGVILTGDFRPEASLLAGSHLARDRASGGPVIDDYGRCSDPMIFAAGNLLRPVETAGWSWMEGRRAGIAIARDLTGGLPAPGAVTLTVAGSPLTYVVPQRVTGGARHGAGHDHLQFRVDRPVTGRLVLVHDGGEILSRRITARPERRILVPLDDLPAGLSGVVEARWEDRR
- a CDS encoding FGGY family carbohydrate kinase, whose translation is MTVLAIDQGTTSTRALLVDAAGRTRIIASLPHRQIYPGAGRVEHDPEELLANLRACLNAAGAIAVPDAVGIDNQGESCLAWEADTGRAVSPVLVWQDDRTRAMADALRADGVETEVLARSGLPLDPYFSATKFAWILREIPAARRLAAQGRLRLGTTDAFFRDRLTGHFQTDVTTASRTALMNLDNCDWDPELCRIFGVPMAALPRIGASTGDFGTVTCAGHSVPLTASIADQQAALYGHGCRRPGDAKMTFGTGGFALVVTGRRIATGGAGPLATIAWQKAGAAPVHALDGGVYCASSAVNWARGLGLFDDYAAIRTFEAPSAISRGLVFVPALAGLACPHWDRRARGAWMGLSLDTTPADMMQALLEGVAFRMAEVVDTMTAHQPLADPVSIDGGMAANDYFCQMLADCLGRPVMVQDEPEMTAVGTAVLAAEAVGQAIASHRPGLLVTPRPLPPGLHDRFRAARAAVQAFGAA
- a CDS encoding DMT family transporter, with protein sequence MTSSHRALGSFGPTAAFVCLWSSGAIFTRLGLDHASPLAFLALRFAIAFVVLAAIMRIARRPWPRRDQIPAVLATGAMLIGAYGICYMAAMDQGMTPGAIATVMGVQPVLTLMATGGTRAPRRLAGLALALGGLVAVVWQSLAAATVTPLGAGLAIAALIAMTAGALMQKRSRVDPLTAMPLHYLAALGLCLIALPLTPVRLDLTTALLPSLLWLALVISVGAQLLLYRLIRAGDLVNVTSLFYLVPVGTAALDLAVFGTVPAPLALAGMGAILGGLALVFGTPQAAPKA